The window TATCACTATATGTTGTATTTAATGATAATTTAGTTGTTGCCTCCAAGATcattaaatagcaagaatagaaacctGTGACTAATCACCGTCAATATTTAGTGTCATTTAGAATGAGACTGCTTACATGGTTGACTAGTATACTGTATAACTAATGGTTTTggaatgtttttgttttttttctgatGAACTATTTTGAGTCTTTATGTTGGGGAACATGTACCATTTGCTTTTTATTATGTGGTGTAGCCATTGGCAATTTTATACATAGCTCTTGCTGGTCCATTTCGTGTCTAGATTCTATAAGTAGAAACAAATGCAAAATAGTATCTTTCctcaaaaaatataaaacaagtaTCTCTATATGTTATATAGATTTCATGGGgtttatatattttccttttttgttgattATCGTTCTTTAACATAGTTGAATTTATAATGTGTTGTATTTCAGCATCTATATGATCTGTTGTTTATGGCCTTGTTATGCTCTGAAATTGCTCACTCAGAATTATTCGTATATTATTTAGAGAACAAGGAAACAATCGTGAGGGACGAAAAGCCTATTTAGCATATGTTGCAGAAGGATTGGGGAATATATTGGACTGGAGAGAAATTATGAAATATCAAAGGAAAAATGGATCGCTATTCAATTCACCATCCACAACTGCTGCTGCACTGATGCATATTTATGATGCTAAAGCTCTCGAGTATTTGCATTCTCTTCTATCGAGATTTGGCAGTTCAGGTGACATCATTCCCTTGTCTCATAGGATGTAAAGGTGAGTTTGCTAATATTACACAATTTATTGAATACACTTGTTGGTTTTTCACAGTTCCTACTTCATATCCAGTAGATGTGCATATACATCTTTGCATGATTGACAACATTGAAAGGTTGGGAGTCGCTCGACATTTTAGTCACGAGATAAAGAGCATTTTGGACAGAATATATAGGTgccacactaaaaataaattttttaatacgTTGAGATTTTGATTTAAAATAACTTGATCCTAGCTGAATTTGCAGATGCTGGTTGCTAAACGATGAAGAAATTAGTTCAGACATGGCCACATGTGCCATGGCTTTTCGTCTTTTACGAATGAATGGATATGATGTATCCTCAGGTAATTTGTTTCAGGTTTTGATTCAGCCGTTGTTACCATATCTATTGTGTCGTGGGTGATGGTTAACATGTCTTTGTAGATTGCTTTACCAAGTTCAGCGAAGTAAACTATTTCTACAACTCGCTGCAAGGATACCTTAAAAATGTGAGTACTGTTTTGGAACTTTACAAGGCATCACAAATCAAAATCTCACCAAATGAACAAGTTTTAGACAAACTAGGCTCCTGGTCAAGGGACTTTCTCGAGCAAGCATTGATTAGCAACCAAAAACTTGGACCGCAAGTTGCTTTACAAGAGGTAAACTGGTTGATCATCTTTGGCAATGATTCAAAGCTGATACTTGCACATTGAAGGCTGGTTATTTTGTTGGGCATTCGTTGTATGTGTGCAGATCCTTGGAAGTGTTATTTAAATTTTTGCATTCATTTATTGCTCTTCCAGGTAGATTATGCTCTAAATTTTCTGTTTTATGCAAATCTTGATCGCCTAGAGCACAAAAGAAATATTGAGAACTTCGGTGCTGAAAAGTTCCATGTTCTCAAAACATCAGACCAGTAAGTTAACTATACAATATGTTGGCGAGACTATTTACTATTTGCTTCTTGTTATTGATTTCTAAATTGAACTTTAAAACAGATATGGtggtataaatgacaataatCTCTTAGGACTGGCACTGGAAGATTTCTGTACTACTCAGTCTATATATCACAAAGAACTCCAAAATCTTGAGGAGTAGGTTTGCTTTCTTTTTCTGAACCATGACATTGTAGCTTAATTCTCCAGTATATGTTTTATGATGGTACTATTTCATCTTGACAGTTGGGTCAAAGAGAATAAATTGGATCAGCTAGAATTTGCCCGGCAGAAGCAGGCATATTGCTATTTTTCTGCTGCTGCTACTCTTTTCTCTCCTGAAATGTCTGAAGCTCGCATGTCCTGGGCCAAAAATAGTATTCTCGCCactgttgttgatgacttcttcgacTTTGGAGGATCCAGAGAAGAGCTTGAAAGTCTTATTTCGTTGGTTGAGAAGTATGTGCTATTTCCGTTTTGTTTGAGCTCCACTAGACGATTATATTAAAAGTTCATTAGGTACAAAGTTATCTTTCTTGCATTTTAACAGGTGGGATGGAACCTGGAAAGATGAGTCCTGCTCTGAAcaagttaagattattttttctgCTCTGTTTAATACAATAAATGAGCTCGGTATTAGGGCATCTGCATTGCAGCGGCATGGCGTCACCCACCATTTAGTTGAAATAGTGAGATCAAATCCTTCTCTCCCTCTGTCTTTTCTCCTTAAGGGAGAAGGTTTTGacaaattatttgatttcagtgGCTTAGTTTGATTAAGTCCATGATGAAAGAGGCAGAGTGGACACTCAACAAAGAAGTTCCATCACTGGATGAGTACATGTTGAATGGATGTCTGTCCTTTGCTGGAGGACCAGTTATCCTCCCAGCGCTCTATTTTGTTGGGCCACAGCTTCCTGAATATGTTGTCAATCATCCAGAATATCTGAATTTGCTCAAACTAGTAAGCACATGTGGGCGTCTTCTTAACGACATGCAAGGTTTTCAAGTAAGATTTTCTTTATACAAATTATCCTTACAATTAACAAATGCTGTATGAAATCGCACAAAAACTTAGGGAGTGGCATTGTTCAGTGAGTTATATGTTTTCTTGCTAGTTGTGTTTAGAGTATATACATGGACGGTTATGGAAAAATTATAGATGCCTATTGTCATCTGTATGTTAGGGTTTGTGATCAATCATGTTATACATTTATCCTCAGAAACATAATCTACATCTTTCATTTGGCCATGTTTGAATCATGGTTTGAATGATAATTTACACTTGGAAACATACATGGTTTCGGAATCTTCAGTTTGGATTTTAAGCAGTAGTTCTTTCTCGCCCGTAAGAATACTTTCATACTACCAGCATATGTTCCTTTTTTTGCCTTCATTCTGGACTGTTAAATATGCCTTGAAATTGTTATATATTAAGCTCTTCTTTTATGCTGTGAAAAAGGCCacattttttttctgatttaatCATGTGGCATGCTGCTTCATTTGTTTTATCAATTGTATACAATAAGATCTTTCTTCCTTTGAGGGGTTTCCTGTTTTCATTCTCGAAATCCTGTAATATTTACTTGCTTGACTGCAACTAAATGCCTGTAGTTGTGAAACCCCCCCGTATTTGTGATTTTATCCGACATGCTGAGGAACAGGATGACCATTGTAAGTTGTATGATGATTCGAAAGATACATCCTGTTGACATTTCTAGTGGCATCTGGGCTCTTAATCATTGTTTTCTTGTGAGTTGACTCTGTTGCTGTCGTTTTAACTTATTCTAAACTATCATCGTTACATGGGCAGAGAGAAGGCAAGGAAGGAAAGTTGAACAGCGTGTCACTACGTATTCTTCACAGTCATGGTTCGGCTTCGGAAGAAGAGGTGAAGAAAGAGATGCAAAGGGCCATCGACGGGAGTAGGACTGAGCTCTTGAGGCTGGTGCTGCAACGAGATGGAAGTGTCGTCCCAAGGCGTTGCAAGGATCTCTTCTGGAAGATGTGCAGGATCCTGCATATCTTCTACATGAAGACCGATGGATTTACTTCGCCAAACGAGATGCTTGGTGCTGTGAATTCAGTCATTCATGAACCACTAAAGGTCAGCCACATGTAATGGAATTCATGGGGAATAAATGGAGGAGTTTGATGGTTTTTTATCAGCTGTTGTTGCTTTGATGTCGTCGACCAGTAGTCGGCACGGCTCAATCTTGACCCGAAAGCGAGGAATCATCCGTATAACCATCATGGCGATCTTATGAGGTGCTTGTGTGACACTGAGGTGTTTGAGATGGCCTATGGATAGTCTTCGAGTAATCGAGGTGGTTCCAAGGTGAGGCCTAGGTGGGTTTCGGTCTCCTCGATGGTCTCGCACAAAGGTTGACGTTG of the Musa acuminata AAA Group cultivar baxijiao chromosome BXJ2-10, Cavendish_Baxijiao_AAA, whole genome shotgun sequence genome contains:
- the LOC135625149 gene encoding ent-kaur-16-ene synthase, chloroplastic-like gives rise to the protein MSGFPIAQPVRGPAPRGAARLDHGCKKHTSGNRTLLCSNGSMERIREHLRKIELSASSYDTAWVAMVPSPMSPQRPCFPQCLNWILDNQHPDGSWGLHHFHPSLINDGLSCTLACILALERWKSGQEHVRRGLSFIESNFSRIVDEQLHSPIGFDIIFPGMLEYALNIGLEIPIDQSDTKNMLCKRDAELQREQGNNREGRKAYLAYVAEGLGNILDWREIMKYQRKNGSLFNSPSTTAAALMHIYDAKALEYLHSLLSRFGSSVPTSYPVDVHIHLCMIDNIERLGVARHFSHEIKSILDRIYRCWLLNDEEISSDMATCAMAFRLLRMNGYDVSSDCFTKFSEVNYFYNSLQGYLKNVSTVLELYKASQIKISPNEQVLDKLGSWSRDFLEQALISNQKLGPQVALQEVDYALNFLFYANLDRLEHKRNIENFGAEKFHVLKTSDQYGGINDNNLLGLALEDFCTTQSIYHKELQNLEDWVKENKLDQLEFARQKQAYCYFSAAATLFSPEMSEARMSWAKNSILATVVDDFFDFGGSREELESLISLVEKWDGTWKDESCSEQVKIIFSALFNTINELGIRASALQRHGVTHHLVEIWLSLIKSMMKEAEWTLNKEVPSLDEYMLNGCLSFAGGPVILPALYFVGPQLPEYVVNHPEYLNLLKLVSTCGRLLNDMQGFQREGKEGKLNSVSLRILHSHGSASEEEVKKEMQRAIDGSRTELLRLVLQRDGSVVPRRCKDLFWKMCRILHIFYMKTDGFTSPNEMLGAVNSVIHEPLKVSHM